The sequence below is a genomic window from Haloferax mediterranei ATCC 33500.
GACCTCTCGGTCGTGAACGTCCGAATCGGAAACCTGACCCAACACCACCCGCCGAAAGAGTACGAACGCGGGCAGGCGATGTGGCTCTCGTACCGCGATTGTGGGCACCTCTTCGAGTGCTGCATCGAGGCCGACTACGACTACGAAATCGTCTACGGCATCTCCGACAACGACCGTAAATACTACTCCATCGACCGCGCCCGTGAAGTCCTCGGCTACGACCCCACCGACAACTCCGCCGAGTTCACCTTCGAGGGCGAACCGCTGGACGAAGCCTGATTCGGGCGTCAGGCTAGTCGAAGAGACCGGCCACGTCGTCTTTGCGTCGGCGTTTCCGTCTGACGTGTTCTTTCATCCGCTGAAAGACGAGTCCACGCTGTGTCTCGTTCTGTACGAAGTCGAACACCATCGCGGTGAACTGCGTCTGTGTCCCGTCTTCGACCTCCTTGCGGGCGTACTCGACTGCATCGGACACGACGGTCTCGTCGTACTCATCTAACTCTTCTGCGAGCGTTTCGGCGGCGACGACGACGGCCTCGAAATCGAGGTCATCGTAGGTGACGACTCGACCGTCGAACCGAAGTTCGGGTGGGTCCTCACGAATTGCGTCCCTGTCGCCGTCAGCACCTCCGTTGCTCTCAGCATCTGCACCCGAGTCGGCTTCGAGACGGGCGAGATACGACCGAACACCCCCGAGGCTCACGCTGCGGTAGTCGTCGTCGAGACCGTCGAGATACCGCTGTGCGCTCCGTGCGAGTCCCACCGCTCCGGAGTCGTTTCCGTCGTGGACGTGGTGGACCGCCGCGGTGAACTGGATGAGTCCGTGGAGAAACCGCTCGTCGTCGCTTCCGTTTTCGAGGGTCAACCACGTTGACTCCCACGCACCGTGTGCTGCTCGATACGCGCCCGCGTTGTAGATAGCGATGCCGGCGCGAAGCGAATCGTCCATGTTCGTGGTTTATCGTCGACGAGTAAAGATTCCGCGCACGACGGTTCTCCCCTGCGTAGAGCGGACATACTTATCCGTGTTCAGAACATATGTGGTATGATAGCACATGAACGACCTCGAATTCCTCGACCGAGGTGTCGAACAATGACCCAATCCCCAGTCTGTATTCGGTGCGGTGAACAGTATCTGTTCTCCGGGACGTACAAAGGCAACTACTGCCAGGACTGCCATGGTGATTGGTCTGCGGGACCACGGACCGAGGACGCTCCTCGTGTCCACTCTCAGAGCACCCGTACGTCGCCTGCCCGTCGACGTGATGCTGACGAGGGGACCGAAGAACCCGAACCGCCATACGACGAGGAGTGAGTTCCCTACTTTTGTGCGTGTGACTGTCCGGTAGTGGGTGCTCCGTCTTTTGCGCGAGAATCGGCGTTAGGATTGCACTAACTGGGGTCGTGAATCACTTCGGTTCGAGGCAGAGCAGCCCCGCCTGATTCTTTTCGTGCGCCTCACAGGCGACGAACAGCGCACCGTCAGCGACAGCGAGTCCCTGGATACCGCTGTTCTCGACGGGATACGACCACCGCTTCGCATCGAAGGTAAACCGCCCTCCGCCAGTCCCTCCCGAAAGATCGAACGCATGGACCTTGTCGTCCCCCGGTACGTAGAGTGTGTCTCCCGCGGCGACGGGCCCGACGTTCCCGAAGTTTCCGCCGACGCGCCAGTGGAGGTTTTTGTCGTACACGCGAAGTGAGGAAAGTGACTCCCACCCGGTGCTGTAGATCCACGACCCGGCATGCACCGGCGGTGAGCGGGCGTGTTCCCTTTCTGCGGTCCAGTCAGTGGTCCCGGCATGAGTTCCATCCCGGAGGTTTCTAAGCGGACCGTCAAACGTGCCGACGACGATGCCGTTGTCCGTCGGGACTATCGACTCAACTCGACTGCCTACCTTTCGACGCCAGAGCTCTTGCGGTGTGTCAGTTCCGCCTTGCGAGTAGTACGCGTAGAGTTCCCCGCCGCTGGTGCCGATAAGCAGCGTGTGAAAGCGGTACGCCATTGTTCTGATCGAACCAAAGAGATCTATTTGCCATCGCTCCTCGCCGTTCGCGGGGTCGAGCGCATGGGTGACTCCCCTCTCATCGCCGATGAGGACGAGCGGATTCTCTACGAGCCTACCAGCCAACAGATGTGGTCTACAGCGGCCAATATCCTCGGTGAGCGACCACTGTTCTTCCCCCGTCTTCGCGTCGATGGCGTAGAGACCGTCAGTAGGTATTGTGACGTAGACGGTGCCATCGTGGACGATGGGCGCTCTTGCCCACGGCAGTTCTGTTGGCGCGAATCGCCACAGTTCGTCTCCCGACGCTCCGTCGAGGGCGACCAGTCCTTCGGGAGCGGGGGCGAAGACTGTGCCGTCGACGACGGCGGGGGTTCGGACATCGGAGTCGGGCATGCCGGACCATCGTTCTTTTACACCCGTCCGCGGCGCTTCGGCATCGCGTGCGAACGCCGTGTTTTCGGGGTCGTGTCGGGGCATCGGCCAGTCGGTCGTCGCATCGGACCCGGGCGAGAACCGCGATTCGCCGAAATCGAGGCAGCCAGCGGTTCCGGTGAGTGCCACCCCGCCGAGGCCGCAGAGAAGTTCGCGTCTGGAGGGCATCGTTCGAGACTACACATCCGATGTCATGATTGTTTTGAAATCAAACACTTCAGCGGCTCTGTGTCTCGCCGGGTGGTGAATGTAAACGCCGATGTAGGGGTTTTCCACGACCCGTCGAGAGCTACAGCGGACTTCAGAAAGCAGATTTTAGAGAAGTAACGTCCCGACGGAGATTTGAACACCGTGAGACGCTTCGCGCCTCACGAGCCCCCGCTCGTGGTACTCGCGGGGACCCGGTCACTCACCGCGTTCGCTCCCTGTTTAAATCTCTTCAGTGCTGTTTAGTACCGAACAGACCGAGAGACGCAGAGGTCTCTCGGAGGTGTTGTTTCGGAAGGAAAACGTCCTGACGGAGATTTGAACTCCGGTCCCTGGCTCCGCAAGCCAGGAGGATAGTCCACTACCCTATCAGGACTGTCTTGCTGCATCCTTCGGTACTCGACGGTTACTTAAGACGGTTACGATGTGAACTGCCAGTGAACCGCGGGACCACGGCACGGGGCTGGTTCAAACGACGCAATGAAACAGCCTATTTTCACCGGCTCACCGGTACCTACCGGCCAACACGGCACCGAGTGAGCCAACGGTGCGCAAGCTCTTTTTTGTGAGATATCGTACTATTAATCGTGAAACGACGTACCCTCCTCGTCGGAACCGCCGGGTTGTGTGCCGCGCTCGCAGGGTGTACGGGCGACGGCAACGGGGGCGAGTCGCCGACAGAAACCGAGACGACTACCTCACCGACGGAGACGCCGAAGCATCCGCGACTCGTCGAGCGGTCGTTCTCCCCGCAGACGGCCGACGACTGCCCGGACGACGGAAAAGCACAGGTTACGTACACCAAAACGGGTGCCACGGTTTCGGGCTGCCTCTGGGGACGGAACGGGTGTGCGGTTGCTCGTCTCGCCCGCGCTGACTACGATGTGGAGTCGGATGTCGCGACTGTCGTGGTCAAGACGGTCGTAGACGCCGAACCGGACGAGGTGTGTACGCAGGCGCTCGTCACGCGCGGCTACGAGCTTACACTCAGCTTCGAGGCCGGACTGCCGGGACGTGTCGTCGTCATCCACGACGACGTGAACGGACGGCGGGAAGTTGCCCGCCGTGACCGGAGTGACTGAGATGGACTACTGTCGGCACCGACAGCCCCGACACTCCTCGCCCCGCAGTCACCGAAGGTTCATATCAGAAACCGGAGCCACCACCGCCATGTCGCTCGATTCACGCCATCTATCTCGGTCGTCAACCAGACGGAAAACAACGCTTAAGCGCGGGCCTTCCCTGTTCGTCCATAGTATGAGTACGACGTGTGGTCTGCCGCGACGTGCGCGCTTTGTGCAGGGAGGTGACGCCTGATGGGCGTCATCGAGGATGTCTACGACGACCTCGACACCGATGTCGAGTTCGAGAAGTTCGAAGCGGCGGTCAAAGATAAGGTCGAACAGATGGGAGGCCTCGCCGACGAGGAGACGGCGGCGATGCTCATCGCCCACGAGCTCCGCGACGAGGAGGTAAACGGTATCGCCGACATCGAACCCGGGATGGAGGACGTGAAGTTCCTCGCTAAGGTCGTAAGTATCGGCGAACTCCGTACCTTCGAACGCGACGACGAGGACGAAGACGGACAGGTCATCAACATCGAAGTCGCCGACGAGACCGGCCGAATCCGCGTCTCGCTGTGGGACGGAATGGCCGCCGGGGCCAAGGAGAATCTCGAAGTTGGAACCGTACTCCGCGTCGGCGGTCGGCCCAAAGAGGGCTACAACGGCGTCGAAGTGAGCGCGAGCAAGGTCGAAGAGGACATCGACGCCGAAGTCGACGTGCAGGTGCTCGACACCTACCGCGTCGAAGACCTCGCACTCGGTCTTTCGGACGTGAATCTCGAAGGCACGATTCTCGACACCGGAACCGTCCGAACCTTCGACCGCGACGACGGCACCGAAGGCCGTGTCTCGAACCTCTCCATCGGCGACCCGACCGGTCGCATCCGCGTCACGCTCTGGGACGAGCGTGCAGACCTCGTGGAAGAACTCGAAACCGGCGAGTCGGTCGAAGTCGTTGACGGCTACGTTCGCGAACGCGACGGCTCGCTCGAACTCCACGTCGGCTCGCGCGGTGCGGTCGAGGTCATCGACGAGGATATCGAGTACGTTCCCGAGACAACCGATATCGAAGCGCTCGAACTCGGCCAGACGGTCGATATCGCGGGCGGCGTCATCGAATCCGACGGCAAGCGCACCTTCGACCGCGACGATGGCTCGCAGGGACAGGTTCGAAACATCCGCGTGAAAGACGACACCGGCGACATCCGCGTCGCCCTCTGGGGCGAGAAAGCTGACACCGACGTCGACCTCGCCGACTACGTCGTCATCACGGACGTGCAAATCAAGGAGGGCTGGCAGGACGACCTCGAAGCCTCCGCCGGCTGGCGTTCTTCCGTCACGGTCATGGACGACGCCCCTGACGGCACGGGTGGAAGCAACGACGCCGACGCGACGGCGACGAGCGACCAAGGTCTCGGTGCTTTCTCCGACGACGGAAGCGCGTCGGGGTCGTCCGCGGGCGACAAATCAGAAAACGTCGCGTCGTCGGGCGCATCCGCGACCGGAACGTCTGATGAGTCCGGTGAACCAGTCGAGTTCACCGGCACAGTCGTCCAGGCGGGCAACCCCGTCATCCTCGACGATGGCTCGCAGACGAAGACCGTCGAGACCGACGCCGACCTCGGACTCGGCGACGAGGTGACGGTCAACGGGACGGAGACCGACGACCGCATCGACGCGGAGACGGTCGAAGTTCACACGGGCGCACAGCGGTAACGCGGGACACGCGCCGCTGACACGCGTCCAGGGCGCGTTTGACGCCTCCCTTACAGGTCGAAACCGCACCGTTACGCCGCCAGCGAGCGGTGCGTGAGCTAAAATCCAGAAGGCACCGCTACGGAAAGGATTATACGCCACACGAACCCGATATGTGGGTATGAGTGTCGAGCTACCGTTCGCCCCGGTAGACGCGATTATCCGGCAGAACGCAGGTGAGTTGCGAGTCAGCGCAGGCGCTGCGGAAGCACTCGCCCGCCGGATTCAGGACCACGGTGCTGAGTTGGCGATAGACGCCGCCGAACGGGCGACGGCGGACGGTCGTAAGACGTTGATGGCCGCGGACTTCGGCGTCCAGCAGGTCGTCGACCGCGACGACCTGTATCTCCCCATCGCGCCTATCGACCGCATCGCCCGCCTCCGAATCGACGACCGCTACCGCGTCGCGATGGACGCTCGAATCGCACTGGCCGATATCCTCGAAGACTACGCCAACAACGTGGCGGGTGCCGCCGTCAAACTCGCACACCACGCCGACCGGCGAACGGTCCAAGCCGAGGACATCGAGACCTACTTCTCCCTCTTCGAATAATGCGCTTCGGCTACAACGAAACGTGTCTCGAACACGATACCGGGGCGCGACACCCGGAGACCGCCGACCGACTCCGTGCGATTCGCCGTGGACTGGCGAAGCGCCACGGCGTCGAGTATATCGAAGCGGCACCAGCCGATAAATCGACCGTCGCGGCTGTCCACGAGGACGCGTACGTCGACGAATTCCACGACTTCTGTCAGCGCGGCGGTGGGAATTGGGACCCGGACACCGTTGCTGTCGAGGAGTCGTGGGTCGCCGCACTCGCCTCCGCGGGACTCGCCGAGTGGGCCGCACGGTCTGCTCTTGCGGGCGACGACGGGCGCGACACTCCGTTTTCAATCGGCCGTCCTCCGGGCCACCATGCCGTCGAAGACGACGCAATGGGATTTTGTTTCTTCAACAACGCCGCCGTCGCCGCGCAAGCCGTCATCGACGACGGTCTCGCCGAGCGCGTCGCCATCTTCGACTGGGACGTTCACCACGGAAACGGCACACAGGACATCTTCTACGACCGCGACGACGTGTTCTACGCCTCGATTCACGAAGAAGGACTCTACCCCGGCACTGGCGAAATCGAAGAGACCGGCGAGGACGGTGCCGAAGGGTCGACGCTCAACATTCCACTCCGCGCCGGTGCGGGCGACGCTGACTACGTCTACTCGTTCGAGGAGGCCATCGCACCCGCAGTTGAGCAGTTCGACCCCGACCTCTTTATCGTGAGTGCAGGCTTCGACGCACACCGGCACGACCCAATCTCGCGGATGCGCGTCTCAACTGAGGGCTACGCGATGCTCACAAAGCGCGTCCAGGAACTCTGTGACGATATCGACACCGCCATCGCGTTCGTCCTCGAAGGAGGATACGGGCTCGACACGCTCTCAGAAGGCGTCGCAATCGTCCACGAGACGTTCGACGGGCGACTCGCAATGGACCCCGACGAAGACCCGGCCGAGGAGAACGTCGACCTCATCGACGAGGTTCGAGACGCTCACGGTCTCGGGTCGAAGTAACGACCTAACTCCGCACCGAACGTCGCGGCGAGGGTGGCTACCTCGTCGCCGACGAGCACGTCGTATCCGTCCTCTCGAAGCGTCGATTCCACGTGTTTTCCGAGCGCAACGTCGAACAGCGCGTCGCTCGTAAGGAACTTCGTCGCGGAGGTGAACTCACGCTCTCGCTCGACGACGTAGCGGTCACCATCGAGGAACGGGCCGTAGTAGCCGTTGCCGTTTTCGTACGCTCCGTAGAAACCCTCTGCGTGCTGTCGGACGTGGACCGGTGGCCCGACGTGGCGTTCGACTGCGGGCCGCTCGGCGACCGACAGTTCGACAAATAGTACCGCGTCGTCGTCGGCGGCGAACAACTCGGTTCGGAACACGTCGAATCCTCGCCTATCGAGTTCGTCCGCGATGCCGTCGAGCGACTTCCGAAGTTGCGGGTAGAGTTGGTCGTCCACGAGGTCCGGTGCATCGAAGACGACCGCTGCTGGCGTCGTCCCGCGGCGGTCGAGATGCGAACGGATTGCTTCCGCATCGAGCGCCGGCGGGCCAGCTTGGAAGAATAGATCCTCGCGCGGGTCTGCCAGCAGGTCTCGGGCGTAGTGTTGAAGTCGCGCGACGTTTGCTGCCGAGCAGACGGCCGCGACGTTTCGCTCCGGGTCCGTCGGGTCGATAACGACGAGTGGGTCCGAAAACGTCCGCGTTCCGTGGTCTTCCGGGTCGAATTCGACCTGCGGGTGCCAATCGGTGGCTGCCTGTAGTAGGGGTTCGAAGCCGTCGTGTTCGAGCACGAGCAATTCGGCGAGGTAGCCCGAGAACCCTTCCGTTCGGAGGTCGCTCCCGTATGCGCCGATGCCCTTCAGGAAGCGCTTGAACACGCGTACGTCGGCCGCGAGGTCGTCGTCCAGTCGTTCCACGAGGTACTCGTTGTGGAACGGCGTGCGGTCGACGGCCGAGCGAATATCAGAGGCCGTGGGAACGTCGTAACAAGGAACGAGGTCGACGTCGAAGCCGTCGTAGTCGCCTTTCACGTACGGATGTTCGGCGTACTCCTCGTGGCCGTCGGGGAGGACGGCGTGGCCGACTTCGAGACCGTACTCCGCCAACTGCTCGCGGTCGAGGTCGTCAGGAAACCGAACGAAGAGGTCGATGTCGCGGTCACCCGAGAGCCACGTTCCGCGGGCGGTGCTGCCGACTTGGAGCACGTCAGCCTCCACCGGCAGCTCCGCCAGCGCGTCGTGGACGCGGGATTCGAGTTCCGCCGCCGCCTCGGCGAGCGCCCGACGTTCTTCCTCGTCGGGGTCGATGCGCTCGCGGACTGCGGCGACGACCGCGGCGAGGTCCGAGTTCGTCATGCCAGTTGCTTCCGCGTCGGTGGGCGAAAGCGTGACGGTGCTCCCGGAGCCTCGTCAGTCGGTGTCATCCGTCAGCCGTCGTGCGAAAACGAAAGCCCTATGAAGAAACGTCGAATACGAAGGAGTGCAGACGAAAGCCGCCGTAGCTCAGTTGGTAGAGCACCTCGCTGTTAGGGAATTCAGTTCCGGCTGTTTTCCGCAGCCACGAGGTGGTCCCAGGTTCGAGTCCTGGCGGCGGCGCTTCTCTCACTTTCAACGTTTTCGAGTGGCGACTGTCTCTGTTATTTCCGACGCTCGAATTTTGGGTTCCTGATACACTTCGAAAACGAAACCCACTTCAAACTGCTCCCGAGACATTGGAGTGCGAGCCGCCGTAGCTCAGTTGGTAGAGCACCTCGCTGTTATGGATTGCAGTTTCGGCTGCGGTCCGCAGACACGAGGTGGTCCCAGGTTCGAGTCCTGGCGGCGGCGCTTCTGTTGTGGTTTCTCGGTGAGCGGTTGGTCTTCGGTCGCCCGCCGACGGCGACTTCTGATAAGACATAAGAGGGACCACAGAAAAGAATCGACTGCGGGCCCCTAGCTCAGTCTGGTCAGAGCGCTCGGCTCATAACCGGGTGGTCATGGGTTCGAACCCCATGGGGCCCATGTTAGTGCCCGAGCGATAGCGAGGGACGAACATTCCTTCATGGGGTGCGAATCAGGGAGCAGCTCCGCTGCGACCGTGGTTCGAACCCCATGGGGCCCATCCAAATTCTACTGTTCGCCAATCTGTGTAGCTTCTACTGTTCGCCAATCTGTGTAGCGAAGGCGATGCCGGTGAATAGAATCACCAAAAGAGCGACCGCGTACCGTGCTTTTCGAAACCAATGTATCGGTCTGTTGTCGGGGAGCCGGTGATATTAGACTTCGGCCTCCAGTTGTCCGTACAATTGTGACACGCTCCCGTTACTATACCTGAGGCGTCGGCGATTCCGGATGCTAATCAAATACTGCTCCTCAAGCACTACTAGAAAATCACCTTCCAACGGCGAGACGAATATCGTACCGAAGCGTA
It includes:
- a CDS encoding histone deacetylase family protein, with amino-acid sequence MRFGYNETCLEHDTGARHPETADRLRAIRRGLAKRHGVEYIEAAPADKSTVAAVHEDAYVDEFHDFCQRGGGNWDPDTVAVEESWVAALASAGLAEWAARSALAGDDGRDTPFSIGRPPGHHAVEDDAMGFCFFNNAAVAAQAVIDDGLAERVAIFDWDVHHGNGTQDIFYDRDDVFYASIHEEGLYPGTGEIEETGEDGAEGSTLNIPLRAGAGDADYVYSFEEAIAPAVEQFDPDLFIVSAGFDAHRHDPISRMRVSTEGYAMLTKRVQELCDDIDTAIAFVLEGGYGLDTLSEGVAIVHETFDGRLAMDPDEDPAEENVDLIDEVRDAHGLGSK
- the cca gene encoding CCA tRNA nucleotidyltransferase, which gives rise to MTNSDLAAVVAAVRERIDPDEEERRALAEAAAELESRVHDALAELPVEADVLQVGSTARGTWLSGDRDIDLFVRFPDDLDREQLAEYGLEVGHAVLPDGHEEYAEHPYVKGDYDGFDVDLVPCYDVPTASDIRSAVDRTPFHNEYLVERLDDDLAADVRVFKRFLKGIGAYGSDLRTEGFSGYLAELLVLEHDGFEPLLQAATDWHPQVEFDPEDHGTRTFSDPLVVIDPTDPERNVAAVCSAANVARLQHYARDLLADPREDLFFQAGPPALDAEAIRSHLDRRGTTPAAVVFDAPDLVDDQLYPQLRKSLDGIADELDRRGFDVFRTELFAADDDAVLFVELSVAERPAVERHVGPPVHVRQHAEGFYGAYENGNGYYGPFLDGDRYVVEREREFTSATKFLTSDALFDVALGKHVESTLREDGYDVLVGDEVATLAATFGAELGRYFDPRP
- a CDS encoding histone, which codes for MSVELPFAPVDAIIRQNAGELRVSAGAAEALARRIQDHGAELAIDAAERATADGRKTLMAADFGVQQVVDRDDLYLPIAPIDRIARLRIDDRYRVAMDARIALADILEDYANNVAGAAVKLAHHADRRTVQAEDIETYFSLFE
- a CDS encoding outer membrane protein assembly factor BamB family protein, which encodes MPSRRELLCGLGGVALTGTAGCLDFGESRFSPGSDATTDWPMPRHDPENTAFARDAEAPRTGVKERWSGMPDSDVRTPAVVDGTVFAPAPEGLVALDGASGDELWRFAPTELPWARAPIVHDGTVYVTIPTDGLYAIDAKTGEEQWSLTEDIGRCRPHLLAGRLVENPLVLIGDERGVTHALDPANGEERWQIDLFGSIRTMAYRFHTLLIGTSGGELYAYYSQGGTDTPQELWRRKVGSRVESIVPTDNGIVVGTFDGPLRNLRDGTHAGTTDWTAEREHARSPPVHAGSWIYSTGWESLSSLRVYDKNLHWRVGGNFGNVGPVAAGDTLYVPGDDKVHAFDLSGGTGGGRFTFDAKRWSYPVENSGIQGLAVADGALFVACEAHEKNQAGLLCLEPK
- a CDS encoding single-stranded DNA binding protein, with amino-acid sequence MGVIEDVYDDLDTDVEFEKFEAAVKDKVEQMGGLADEETAAMLIAHELRDEEVNGIADIEPGMEDVKFLAKVVSIGELRTFERDDEDEDGQVINIEVADETGRIRVSLWDGMAAGAKENLEVGTVLRVGGRPKEGYNGVEVSASKVEEDIDAEVDVQVLDTYRVEDLALGLSDVNLEGTILDTGTVRTFDRDDGTEGRVSNLSIGDPTGRIRVTLWDERADLVEELETGESVEVVDGYVRERDGSLELHVGSRGAVEVIDEDIEYVPETTDIEALELGQTVDIAGGVIESDGKRTFDRDDGSQGQVRNIRVKDDTGDIRVALWGEKADTDVDLADYVVITDVQIKEGWQDDLEASAGWRSSVTVMDDAPDGTGGSNDADATATSDQGLGAFSDDGSASGSSAGDKSENVASSGASATGTSDESGEPVEFTGTVVQAGNPVILDDGSQTKTVETDADLGLGDEVTVNGTETDDRIDAETVEVHTGAQR
- a CDS encoding DUF309 domain-containing protein; protein product: MDDSLRAGIAIYNAGAYRAAHGAWESTWLTLENGSDDERFLHGLIQFTAAVHHVHDGNDSGAVGLARSAQRYLDGLDDDYRSVSLGGVRSYLARLEADSGADAESNGGADGDRDAIREDPPELRFDGRVVTYDDLDFEAVVVAAETLAEELDEYDETVVSDAVEYARKEVEDGTQTQFTAMVFDFVQNETQRGLVFQRMKEHVRRKRRRKDDVAGLFD
- a CDS encoding DUF7564 family protein — translated: MTQSPVCIRCGEQYLFSGTYKGNYCQDCHGDWSAGPRTEDAPRVHSQSTRTSPARRRDADEGTEEPEPPYDEE